A region from the Achromobacter seleniivolatilans genome encodes:
- a CDS encoding ABC transporter permease, whose amino-acid sequence MNSIHAAIPPIRPEVEYDLPPLPAQAAETPLPWHERVWQHASLRKLVILMLLAGLWELAARYTDNDLLLPGAWQTAEAFVQGIANGELLARAGQSLRVLVQGYLAGVVLAFVLTTLAVSTRFGRDLLSTLTAMFNPLPAIALLPLALLWFGLGEGSLVFVLIHSVLWALALNMYAGFLGVSETLRMAGRNYGLTGLRYVLQILVPAALPAILAGLKIGWAFAWRTLIAAELVFGASSGKGGLGWYIFQNRNELYTDRVFAGLVAVVIIGLLVENLGFDNLERLTVRRWGMQR is encoded by the coding sequence ATGAATAGCATCCACGCCGCAATACCTCCTATCCGGCCAGAGGTGGAATACGACTTGCCGCCCTTGCCTGCTCAGGCGGCCGAAACACCGCTGCCGTGGCACGAACGCGTGTGGCAGCACGCGAGCCTGCGCAAGCTGGTGATCCTGATGCTGCTGGCGGGCTTGTGGGAGCTGGCGGCGCGCTACACCGACAACGATCTGCTGTTGCCCGGCGCTTGGCAAACCGCAGAGGCGTTTGTTCAGGGGATAGCGAATGGGGAGTTGCTGGCGCGGGCCGGGCAGTCCTTGCGCGTCTTGGTGCAAGGTTATCTGGCCGGCGTGGTGCTGGCGTTTGTGCTGACGACGTTGGCCGTGTCGACCCGATTCGGGCGCGATCTGCTGTCCACCCTGACTGCGATGTTCAATCCGTTACCTGCTATTGCGCTGCTGCCCTTGGCGCTGCTGTGGTTTGGTTTGGGTGAAGGCAGTCTGGTGTTCGTGCTGATCCATTCGGTGCTGTGGGCGCTGGCGCTGAATATGTATGCGGGATTTCTGGGCGTATCCGAGACACTGCGCATGGCCGGCCGGAATTACGGTCTGACCGGCCTGCGCTACGTGTTGCAGATTCTGGTGCCGGCAGCGCTGCCGGCAATACTTGCGGGCTTGAAGATCGGCTGGGCTTTTGCCTGGCGCACGTTGATCGCGGCCGAGCTGGTATTTGGCGCGTCCAGCGGCAAAGGCGGTCTGGGCTGGTACATCTTTCAGAACCGAAACGAGTTATACACAGACCGCGTGTTTGCTGGGTTGGTCGCGGTGGTGATTATTGGTCTGCTTGTGGAAAACCTGGGATTTGATAATTTGGAACGCCTGACGGTGCGCAGGTGGGGCATGCAGCGGTGA
- a CDS encoding ABC transporter ATP-binding protein → MSAAERDAVTPILSLRGVELRFVQPVDLAGRIANLLGAGLKIQVVHAVGGVDLEVQAGEVIGIVGESGCGKSTLGRIVSGILPPSSGDVHYHGKAVKAMTGPERRAYELGVQMIFQDPYASLNPRMRVREIIGEAPVAHGLIRSRDKAEYVAGLMRQVGLDPSFAQRYPHQFSGGQRQRIGIARALALKPSVIVCDEAVAALDVSIQAQVLNLFEQLRDDLDLTYLFISHNLSVVSHISDRVAIMYLGRVVELAPTDTVFQRANHPYTQALLKELPTLVPGRRTYQPIKGELPSPLDPPTGCAFHPRCPHAMARCKAERPLLREISPGQFSACHLNDVA, encoded by the coding sequence ATGAGCGCAGCAGAACGCGATGCCGTGACCCCCATCCTGTCCCTGCGTGGTGTGGAACTGCGCTTTGTGCAGCCCGTGGACCTGGCCGGGCGCATCGCGAACCTGTTGGGGGCGGGATTGAAGATACAGGTGGTGCACGCAGTGGGCGGCGTGGACCTGGAAGTGCAAGCCGGTGAGGTGATCGGCATTGTGGGTGAATCGGGTTGCGGCAAATCCACGCTGGGCCGGATCGTGTCGGGGATTCTGCCGCCGTCTTCTGGTGATGTGCACTATCACGGCAAGGCGGTTAAAGCCATGACGGGCCCTGAACGGCGCGCCTATGAGCTGGGTGTGCAGATGATCTTCCAGGACCCCTATGCCTCGCTGAATCCCCGCATGCGCGTGCGTGAAATCATTGGCGAGGCACCCGTTGCGCATGGTCTTATCCGTTCACGTGACAAGGCTGAGTATGTGGCGGGACTGATGCGCCAGGTGGGTCTGGACCCGAGTTTTGCGCAGCGCTATCCCCATCAGTTTTCGGGCGGCCAGCGCCAGCGGATCGGCATTGCGCGGGCGCTGGCGTTAAAGCCTTCGGTGATTGTGTGCGACGAAGCCGTGGCCGCGCTGGACGTATCGATTCAGGCACAGGTACTGAATCTGTTTGAACAGCTGCGCGATGATCTGGATCTGACTTATCTGTTCATCAGCCATAACCTGAGCGTGGTCAGCCATATCTCGGATCGCGTCGCCATTATGTATCTGGGGCGCGTGGTCGAACTGGCCCCGACCGACACGGTTTTTCAACGAGCAAATCATCCGTACACGCAGGCTTTGCTTAAAGAGCTGCCGACGCTCGTGCCAGGACGGCGCACGTATCAACCGATCAAGGGCGAATTGCCATCACCGTTGGACCCGCCCACCGGATGCGCGTTTCATCCTCGTTGCCCGCATGCGATGGCGCGTTGCAAGGCGGAACGGCCCTTGCTGCGTGAGATATCGCCAGGTCAGTTCAGCGCTTGCCACTTGAACGACGTTGCCTGA
- a CDS encoding ABC transporter ATP-binding protein, which produces MPVIAASPVDNVEKTAPLLAVDKVSIEYKTRERRVRATHQVSFQVHEADRFILLGPSGCGKSTLLKAAAGFIAPTEGRITIDGQTVQGPGPDRIVVFQEFDQLPPWKTLRQNVAFPLLASRKLGRREADERAMYYLDKVGLAGFADAYPHTLSGGMKQRVAIARALAMQPRVLLMDEPFAALDALTRRRMQEELMALWEDVRFTLLFVTHSIEEALVLGSRVLLLSPHPGRVRAELNAHVFGLHSQGSAGFQAAARRIHDLLFESPAPHGSPLQAERAAA; this is translated from the coding sequence ATGCCTGTGATCGCCGCCAGCCCTGTGGATAACGTTGAAAAGACGGCGCCGCTGCTAGCTGTGGATAAGGTGTCGATCGAATATAAGACGCGTGAACGGCGCGTTCGCGCCACGCATCAGGTCAGTTTCCAGGTGCATGAGGCGGACCGGTTTATCTTGCTGGGGCCGTCCGGCTGCGGCAAATCCACGCTGCTTAAAGCGGCTGCCGGTTTTATTGCGCCGACCGAAGGGCGAATCACCATCGACGGCCAGACCGTGCAAGGCCCGGGCCCCGATCGCATCGTTGTCTTCCAGGAATTCGACCAGTTGCCGCCATGGAAGACCTTGCGGCAGAACGTGGCGTTTCCGCTGTTGGCCTCGCGCAAGCTGGGGCGTCGCGAAGCCGATGAACGGGCGATGTACTATCTGGACAAGGTGGGTCTGGCCGGTTTTGCAGATGCGTATCCGCATACGCTGTCTGGCGGCATGAAGCAGCGTGTGGCGATTGCCCGTGCGCTGGCGATGCAACCGCGTGTGTTGCTGATGGACGAGCCGTTTGCCGCGCTGGATGCGTTGACGCGGCGCCGTATGCAGGAAGAGTTGATGGCGTTGTGGGAAGACGTGCGGTTCACGCTGCTGTTCGTCACCCATTCCATCGAAGAGGCGCTGGTGTTGGGTAGCCGCGTGCTGTTGCTGTCGCCGCATCCAGGGCGCGTGCGCGCCGAATTGAATGCCCATGTCTTCGGCCTGCATAGCCAAGGCTCTGCGGGCTTCCAAGCGGCTGCCAGACGCATCCATGACTTGTTGTTTGAATCGCCCGCGCCTCACGGTTCGCCCTTGCAGGCCGAGCGAGCGGCCGCTTGA
- the yidC gene encoding membrane protein insertase YidC, translated as MDIRRTVLWMIFSFSLLLLWNNWQIHNGKPSLFGGPTPAASTSEPQAGANGATPSVPSAPAVAAGGAPSAVPGASTPATSRSEEIVITTDVLRLTFDTMGAQLVRAELLKYPATGQPDKPTVLLDRAAGLNYVVQTGVVGAASGQSFPTHQTPFRMVSTDRQLTGDNLAVTFEGESGGVKVTKTFTLHRGRYDIDVRHDLANVSAAPVTPSLYLQLERDGNDPADTSSFYHTFTGIAVYSEQDKFQKMTFSDIEKKKANYIKQTDNGWIAVVQHYFATAWVPPQGKPRTNEVLEVQKNLYAARTVEAVGEIAPGAASRVDSHLWVGPQDQKAMEALAPGLELVVDYGWLTIIAKPLFKLMTWLHSLLGNWGWTIVALTVLIKALFYPLAAASYRSMARMKQVAPRLQALKEKFGDDKQKLNAAMMEMYRTEKINPLGGCLPMVVQIPVFISLYWVLLASVEMRGAPWILWVHDLSIRDPFFILPAIMMATMFLQIKLNPTPPDPVQAKVMMIMPLVFGGMMFFFPAGLVLYWCVNNTLSIAQQWSITRAMQRKAEAAANR; from the coding sequence ATGGATATCCGACGCACCGTCCTTTGGATGATATTTTCCTTCTCGCTGTTGCTCCTTTGGAACAACTGGCAGATCCATAACGGCAAGCCGTCGCTGTTTGGGGGCCCTACGCCCGCGGCCAGCACGAGCGAACCGCAGGCTGGCGCAAACGGCGCAACGCCGTCGGTGCCCAGCGCTCCAGCCGTAGCGGCTGGCGGCGCACCGTCCGCGGTGCCTGGCGCTTCGACGCCCGCCACCTCGCGCTCTGAAGAAATCGTCATCACGACCGACGTGCTTCGCCTGACGTTTGACACGATGGGCGCTCAATTGGTGCGTGCCGAGCTGCTGAAATACCCGGCAACCGGCCAGCCCGACAAGCCCACCGTGCTGCTGGACCGCGCGGCAGGCCTGAATTACGTGGTGCAGACCGGTGTTGTTGGCGCAGCCAGCGGCCAGAGCTTCCCCACGCATCAAACGCCTTTCCGCATGGTGTCCACCGATCGTCAACTGACCGGCGACAACCTGGCCGTGACGTTCGAAGGCGAATCTGGCGGCGTCAAGGTCACCAAGACGTTCACGCTGCATCGCGGCCGCTACGATATCGACGTGCGCCACGATCTGGCCAACGTCAGCGCCGCTCCTGTCACGCCTTCGCTGTACCTGCAGCTTGAGCGCGACGGCAACGACCCGGCCGACACGTCCAGCTTCTATCACACGTTTACCGGCATCGCCGTCTACTCGGAACAAGACAAGTTCCAGAAGATGACCTTCTCCGATATCGAAAAGAAGAAGGCCAATTACATCAAGCAGACGGACAACGGCTGGATTGCCGTGGTTCAGCATTACTTCGCCACCGCCTGGGTTCCGCCGCAAGGCAAGCCGCGCACCAACGAAGTGCTGGAAGTGCAGAAGAACCTGTACGCCGCCCGCACCGTTGAAGCCGTTGGCGAAATCGCCCCTGGCGCCGCCTCGCGCGTTGACTCGCACCTGTGGGTTGGTCCGCAAGACCAGAAGGCCATGGAAGCGCTCGCCCCCGGCCTGGAACTGGTTGTGGACTATGGCTGGCTGACCATCATCGCCAAGCCGCTGTTCAAGCTGATGACGTGGCTGCACTCGCTCCTGGGCAACTGGGGCTGGACCATCGTCGCTCTGACCGTGCTGATCAAGGCCCTGTTCTACCCGCTGGCCGCCGCAAGCTACCGCTCGATGGCCCGCATGAAGCAAGTGGCCCCGCGTCTGCAAGCGCTGAAGGAAAAATTCGGCGACGACAAGCAAAAGCTCAATGCGGCCATGATGGAGATGTACCGCACCGAAAAGATCAACCCGCTGGGCGGCTGCTTGCCGATGGTGGTGCAGATCCCGGTGTTCATCTCGCTGTACTGGGTGCTGCTGGCCAGCGTGGAAATGCGCGGAGCGCCGTGGATTCTGTGGGTCCATGACCTGTCGATCCGCGACCCGTTCTTCATCTTGCCCGCCATCATGATGGCCACCATGTTCCTGCAGATCAAACTGAACCCGACGCCTCCGGACCCCGTCCAGGCCAAGGTCATGATGATCATGCCCCTGGTGTTTGGCGGGATGATGTTCTTCTTCCCGGCCGGCCTGGTGTTGTACTGGTGCGTCAACAACACGCTGTCCATCGCGCAGCAGTGGTCGATCACCCGCGCCATGCAACGCAAGGCAGAAGCTGCGGCGAATCGTTAA
- a CDS encoding TauD/TfdA dioxygenase family protein, with amino-acid sequence MSPSNALRRDDSTLGAAVARQQPVPQSFEVRRLSGPVGAEIIGLDLSHELTPADFARVHKAHLDHHLLIFRDQRITPQQHIDFSRRFGPLMIHVLHQFHLANHPEILIVSNIVEDGKPVGLGDAGKYWHSDISYKELPSLGSLLHAQELPSEGGDTLFADMHLAYDTLPAALLKAIEGKRAVHSYLAQYGQLQKEGNWRPNLSAQQIAQVQEVVHPVVRTHPENGRRALFVSEGFTTRIVDIPEDESRALLAELFAHSIRAEHIYRHRWQPHDLVFWDNRSLIHLAGGTPDQLRRKLYRTTIEGDTPR; translated from the coding sequence ATGTCCCCAAGCAATGCCTTGCGCCGCGATGACAGCACCCTGGGTGCTGCCGTGGCCCGTCAGCAGCCCGTCCCGCAGTCTTTCGAGGTTCGCCGCCTGAGCGGGCCTGTGGGAGCCGAGATCATCGGCCTGGACCTGTCGCACGAACTGACGCCTGCTGATTTTGCGCGCGTTCACAAAGCGCATCTTGATCATCATTTGCTGATCTTTCGCGATCAGCGCATCACGCCGCAGCAGCACATTGATTTCAGCCGCCGTTTTGGCCCTTTGATGATTCATGTGCTGCATCAATTCCATCTGGCCAATCACCCTGAAATCCTGATCGTTTCCAACATCGTCGAAGACGGCAAGCCCGTCGGTCTGGGGGACGCCGGGAAGTACTGGCATTCGGATATCTCGTACAAAGAGCTGCCCAGCCTTGGGTCGTTGCTGCATGCGCAAGAGCTGCCATCTGAAGGCGGCGACACCTTGTTTGCCGACATGCATCTGGCTTACGACACCTTGCCCGCCGCGCTGCTCAAAGCGATTGAAGGCAAGCGCGCCGTGCATTCGTATCTTGCCCAATATGGGCAACTGCAGAAAGAAGGCAACTGGCGTCCCAACCTGAGCGCGCAACAGATTGCGCAGGTGCAGGAAGTGGTGCATCCCGTCGTGCGGACGCATCCGGAAAATGGCCGCCGCGCGCTGTTTGTGAGTGAAGGATTCACGACTCGCATCGTGGACATTCCTGAAGATGAAAGCCGCGCCCTGCTTGCGGAACTGTTTGCCCACAGCATCCGCGCTGAACACATTTACCGCCACCGTTGGCAGCCGCACGATCTGGTGTTCTGGGACAACCGGTCGCTGATTCATCTGGCAGGCGGCACGCCGGATCAGTTGCGCCGGAAGCTCTACCGCACCACGATCGAAGGCGACACGCCCCGCTAG
- a CDS encoding ABC transporter substrate-binding protein, with protein MRLSSALRDRLVQTATGAGLALILAVVALASPTPAMAEGRIRIAEQYGIVYLLLNVARDQQLIEKHGKAEGVDISVEWAKLSGGSAVNDALLSGAVDIAGAGVGPLLTIWDRTRGKQNVKGVASLGNFPYYLVTNNPNVKTIADFTDKDRIAVPAVGVSVQSRVLQLASAKLWGDAQFNKLDKISVALPHPDAAAAIIAGGTEITGHFGNPPFQEQELAENPKARIVLNSYDVLGGPSSSTVLFATEKFRKENPKTYKAFQGALKEAAAFAAANPEKAADTYLRVTGAKQDRDFLIKVIKNPDVQFKLEPQNTFALAEFMHKVGAIKNAPASWRDYFFEDPLTAQGS; from the coding sequence ATGCGTCTGTCATCCGCACTCCGCGACCGTTTGGTCCAAACCGCAACCGGCGCTGGCCTGGCGCTGATTTTGGCAGTGGTGGCATTAGCCTCGCCCACTCCCGCCATGGCCGAGGGACGCATCCGCATTGCCGAGCAATACGGCATTGTGTACTTGCTGTTGAACGTGGCGCGTGATCAGCAACTGATCGAAAAACACGGCAAGGCCGAAGGTGTGGATATCTCGGTCGAGTGGGCCAAGCTGTCTGGCGGTTCGGCTGTGAATGATGCGCTGCTGTCCGGGGCTGTGGATATCGCGGGAGCGGGTGTCGGCCCGTTATTGACGATCTGGGATCGCACGCGCGGCAAGCAAAATGTGAAGGGCGTGGCGTCACTGGGCAACTTTCCCTACTACCTGGTGACGAACAACCCGAATGTGAAGACGATTGCAGACTTTACGGACAAGGATCGCATTGCGGTGCCTGCTGTGGGCGTGTCGGTGCAGTCGCGTGTCTTGCAATTAGCGTCTGCCAAGCTGTGGGGCGACGCGCAATTCAACAAGCTGGATAAGATTTCCGTGGCGCTGCCGCATCCCGACGCCGCCGCCGCAATCATTGCAGGGGGCACGGAAATTACCGGCCACTTTGGCAATCCGCCGTTCCAGGAACAAGAGCTGGCCGAAAATCCCAAAGCGCGCATTGTGCTGAATTCGTACGACGTGCTGGGCGGACCCAGTTCGTCCACAGTGCTGTTCGCCACCGAGAAATTCCGCAAAGAAAATCCCAAGACGTATAAGGCGTTCCAGGGCGCATTGAAGGAGGCCGCCGCGTTTGCAGCGGCCAATCCGGAAAAAGCGGCGGACACGTACTTGCGGGTAACGGGCGCCAAGCAGGATCGCGATTTTCTGATCAAAGTGATCAAGAATCCTGACGTGCAATTCAAGCTGGAGCCGCAGAACACCTTTGCGCTGGCCGAGTTCATGCACAAGGTTGGCGCCATCAAAAACGCACCGGCCAGCTGGCGTGATTATTTCTTTGAAGATCCTCTGACGGCGCAAGGCAGCTGA
- a CDS encoding catalase: MTDKKPLTTASGAPVADNNNTLTAGPRGPALLQDFWLIEKLAHFDRERIPERVVHAKGSGAYGTFTVTHDISRYTRASIFSQVGKQTPLFLRFSTVAGERGAADAERDVRGFAIKFYTDEGNWDLVGNNTPVFFIRDPLKFPDFIHTQKRDPKTNLRNAAAAWDFWSLSPESLHQVTILMSDRGIPANLRQQHGFGSHTFSFVNKDGERFYVKFHFKSQQGVVCMSDEEAAQVVAHDRESSQRDLFNNIEQGNFPKWTLKVQIMPAAEAEIYHINPFDLTKVWPHGDYPLIEVGVLELNKNPENYFAEVEQAAFTPANIVPGIDFSPDKMLQGRLFSYGDTHRYRLGINHHQIPVNAPRCPFHSYHRDGASRVDGNVGGTLNYEPNSAGEWKETPSAGEPPLPLDGQAAARWNHRVDDDYYSQPGALFRLMTPEKQELLFGNIGRHMAGIPEAIQRRQLEHFKKADPAYAAGVAKALGLKM, from the coding sequence ATGACCGACAAGAAGCCTCTGACCACCGCCTCTGGCGCACCGGTGGCAGACAACAACAACACCCTGACCGCAGGCCCCCGCGGCCCCGCGTTGTTGCAAGACTTCTGGCTGATTGAAAAACTCGCCCACTTTGACCGCGAACGCATCCCGGAACGCGTCGTTCATGCCAAGGGCTCAGGCGCCTATGGCACGTTTACCGTCACGCACGACATCTCGCGCTACACACGCGCCAGCATCTTCTCCCAGGTCGGCAAGCAAACCCCCTTGTTCCTGCGCTTTTCCACCGTAGCCGGCGAACGCGGCGCGGCAGATGCCGAGCGCGACGTGCGCGGATTCGCGATCAAGTTCTACACGGATGAAGGCAATTGGGACCTGGTGGGTAACAACACCCCCGTCTTTTTCATCCGCGATCCGCTGAAGTTTCCTGACTTTATCCACACCCAGAAACGCGATCCCAAGACCAACCTGCGCAACGCCGCCGCCGCGTGGGACTTCTGGTCCCTCAGCCCCGAATCGCTGCACCAGGTCACTATCCTGATGAGCGATCGCGGCATACCCGCCAATCTGCGCCAACAGCACGGGTTTGGCTCGCACACCTTCAGCTTCGTCAACAAGGACGGCGAACGCTTCTACGTGAAATTCCACTTCAAGTCGCAGCAGGGCGTGGTCTGTATGAGCGATGAGGAAGCGGCGCAAGTCGTGGCCCACGACCGGGAAAGCTCGCAGCGCGACCTGTTCAACAATATTGAACAGGGCAACTTCCCGAAGTGGACGCTGAAGGTGCAGATCATGCCCGCAGCCGAAGCCGAGATCTATCACATCAATCCGTTCGACTTGACCAAGGTCTGGCCGCACGGCGACTACCCGCTGATTGAGGTCGGCGTGCTGGAGCTGAACAAGAACCCCGAAAACTATTTCGCGGAAGTGGAGCAGGCCGCGTTCACGCCAGCCAACATCGTCCCGGGTATCGATTTTTCACCGGACAAGATGTTGCAAGGGCGCTTGTTCTCGTATGGCGACACGCATCGCTACCGCCTGGGTATCAACCATCACCAGATCCCCGTGAACGCGCCGCGCTGCCCGTTCCACAGCTATCACCGTGACGGCGCCAGCCGCGTGGACGGCAACGTGGGTGGCACGCTGAACTACGAGCCCAATAGCGCAGGCGAGTGGAAAGAAACCCCATCAGCTGGCGAACCGCCGCTGCCGTTGGACGGCCAGGCCGCCGCGCGCTGGAACCATCGCGTGGACGATGACTACTACTCGCAGCCAGGCGCTTTGTTCCGCTTGATGACGCCGGAAAAGCAGGAGCTGCTGTTCGGCAATATCGGCCGCCACATGGCGGGCATCCCTGAAGCGATTCAGCGCCGTCAGCTGGAGCACTTCAAGAAAGCCGATCCGGCCTATGCCGCAGGCGTTGCGAAGGCGCTGGGCCTGAAGATGTAG
- a CDS encoding M20 aminoacylase family protein, translating into MKTIAEIERVHGELTALRRDIHAHPELAFQETRTSTMVADRLRGWGLEVHTGLGKTGVVGVLRAGSGGKTIGLRADMDALPMPEHNRFAHKSTISGRMHGCGHDGHTAMLLGAAQYLSTHRNFDGTVVFIFQPAEEGGNAGARAMMQDGLFDKFPCDAVFGIHNMPGMPVNQFGFRAGPTMASSNRWDIVIKGVGGHAAQPHASVDPIIVAADMVHALQTVISRSKNPLDQAVLSITQIHAGDAYNVIPGEAVLRGTVRTYSVETLDKIEADMRRIATTLPQVYGGTGELDFVRAYPPLVNWEKETAFAAKVAEDAFGAEHVLRDMPPFMGAEDFSFFLEAIPGAYLFLGNGDGDHRMESYHGMGPCQLHNPNYDFNDALLPVGATYWVKLVEAFIPAA; encoded by the coding sequence ATGAAAACCATAGCCGAAATTGAACGCGTGCACGGTGAACTTACCGCGTTGCGCCGGGACATCCACGCCCATCCCGAACTGGCCTTCCAGGAAACGCGCACGTCCACGATGGTGGCTGACCGTTTGCGCGGCTGGGGCCTTGAAGTGCACACAGGGTTGGGAAAAACCGGCGTGGTGGGTGTTTTGCGTGCCGGCAGCGGCGGCAAGACCATCGGCCTGCGCGCCGACATGGATGCGCTTCCCATGCCTGAGCACAATCGCTTTGCGCACAAGTCCACCATCAGCGGCCGTATGCATGGCTGTGGCCATGACGGCCACACGGCGATGCTGCTGGGCGCGGCGCAATACCTGTCCACGCACCGCAATTTCGACGGTACGGTTGTGTTTATTTTCCAGCCGGCTGAAGAAGGCGGCAATGCTGGCGCACGCGCCATGATGCAAGATGGCCTGTTCGACAAATTCCCGTGCGACGCGGTCTTTGGCATCCACAATATGCCTGGCATGCCGGTGAACCAATTCGGTTTCCGCGCTGGCCCGACCATGGCGTCGAGCAACCGCTGGGACATCGTCATCAAGGGCGTGGGCGGTCACGCAGCGCAGCCGCACGCCTCGGTGGACCCGATCATCGTGGCAGCCGATATGGTTCACGCCTTGCAGACCGTGATCTCGCGCAGCAAGAATCCGTTGGATCAGGCAGTGCTGTCGATTACACAGATACATGCGGGCGATGCCTACAACGTGATTCCTGGCGAAGCGGTGCTGCGCGGTACGGTGCGGACGTATTCGGTGGAGACATTGGACAAGATCGAAGCGGACATGCGCCGCATCGCCACGACGTTGCCGCAGGTCTACGGCGGAACAGGCGAGCTGGACTTTGTGCGGGCGTATCCGCCGCTGGTGAATTGGGAAAAGGAAACTGCTTTTGCAGCCAAGGTTGCAGAGGATGCTTTTGGCGCAGAGCACGTGCTGCGCGACATGCCGCCATTCATGGGCGCGGAAGACTTTTCTTTCTTCCTGGAAGCGATTCCGGGGGCGTATCTGTTCTTGGGCAACGGCGACGGCGATCACCGCATGGAAAGCTATCACGGCATGGGGCCCTGCCAGCTGCATAACCCGAACTACGACTTTAACGATGCCCTGCTGCCCGTTGGGGCGACGTATTGGGTGAAGCTTGTCGAGGCGTTCATTCCTGCCGCCTGA
- a CDS encoding ABC transporter ATP-binding protein, with translation MQIPAVDQSLAAAPPVLEVHGLKTHFFTRNGVVKAVDGVDLTLAEGEILGLVGESGSGKSITGFSLMGLLDEPGRIVDGELRLNGEDLRGASPARWRQLRGQDIAMIFQDPMMTLNPVLRVDTQMIEAVRAHHNVSRGQARERALQTLTMVGIPSPEERLRAYPHQLSGGMRQRVAIAIALLNSPRLIIADEPTTALDVTIQGQILFEVQKLCRETGTGLIWITHDLAVVAGLADRVSVMYAGRVVESGSTVDVISHPMHPYTHGLIASIPTPESRGKPLVPIPGMTPSLLNLPQGCAFRGRCPRATDACLIEPQPVEVRPAQWVRCWHAGAPDIK, from the coding sequence ATGCAGATACCTGCTGTGGATCAATCGCTAGCGGCCGCGCCCCCCGTGCTGGAAGTGCATGGGTTGAAGACGCATTTCTTCACACGCAATGGTGTGGTGAAGGCAGTGGATGGCGTGGACCTGACGCTGGCAGAAGGGGAAATCCTGGGTTTGGTCGGTGAGTCAGGGTCGGGCAAAAGCATTACCGGCTTTTCGTTGATGGGTTTGCTGGATGAACCCGGGCGCATCGTCGACGGAGAACTACGCCTGAATGGCGAGGATTTGCGCGGGGCAAGCCCTGCGCGCTGGCGCCAGTTGCGGGGCCAGGACATCGCCATGATCTTCCAAGATCCAATGATGACGTTGAACCCGGTGCTGCGCGTGGACACGCAAATGATCGAAGCGGTCCGGGCGCATCACAACGTTTCGCGCGGGCAGGCTCGTGAGCGCGCGTTGCAGACGTTGACGATGGTGGGTATTCCGTCGCCCGAGGAACGCTTGCGGGCGTATCCGCACCAGTTGTCGGGCGGTATGCGGCAACGCGTGGCGATTGCGATCGCATTGCTGAATTCACCACGGCTGATCATTGCGGATGAACCCACGACTGCGCTGGACGTCACCATCCAGGGCCAGATTCTGTTCGAGGTGCAAAAGCTGTGCCGCGAAACGGGCACGGGCTTGATCTGGATCACGCATGATCTGGCCGTGGTGGCTGGCCTGGCCGATCGCGTGTCGGTGATGTACGCGGGGCGTGTCGTTGAGAGCGGCAGCACGGTGGATGTGATCAGCCATCCGATGCACCCGTATACACACGGACTGATCGCTTCCATCCCTACCCCTGAATCACGCGGCAAACCCCTGGTGCCGATTCCAGGCATGACGCCGTCATTGCTGAACCTGCCGCAAGGCTGTGCGTTTCGCGGGCGTTGCCCGCGTGCGACCGACGCCTGTCTGATCGAGCCGCAGCCTGTTGAAGTCCGCCCGGCGCAATGGGTGCGCTGCTGGCATGCCGGAGCCCCAGACATCAAATGA